A genomic segment from Chitinophaga flava encodes:
- a CDS encoding acyl-CoA desaturase produces MNKAIKQDRKSPNWWHQVDFLGIHAIPLLAFFTGTTAFDWILCGALYVVRMFFVTAGYHRYFSHRAFKTSRFFQFILAGGAQSSLQKGALWWSANHRIHHKHSDTPEDPHSANVYGIWYAHIGWIMGPEYKPTRFDLIKDHKAKELFWLNKYHMIPAIVLMVAVYFVGNKVNGTGWFDWTAGLSTLLIGFFASTVFLYHGTFTINSLMHKIGKQRYYTGDQSRNSLVLALVTLGEGWHNNHHYYQSAARQGFYWWEIDISYYVIKTLGWLGIVWDIRPVPAKVQNSNKLKDMQAGQVPVAVPELQD; encoded by the coding sequence ATGAATAAGGCGATCAAGCAAGACAGAAAATCACCTAACTGGTGGCATCAAGTGGACTTCCTGGGAATTCATGCTATTCCTTTACTGGCATTTTTTACTGGCACCACAGCATTTGACTGGATATTATGTGGGGCACTGTATGTAGTGCGTATGTTTTTTGTGACAGCCGGTTATCACCGGTATTTCTCCCATCGTGCTTTTAAAACATCGCGGTTCTTTCAATTTATTCTGGCCGGCGGCGCACAGAGCAGCTTGCAGAAAGGGGCCCTCTGGTGGTCTGCCAATCACCGCATTCACCACAAACACAGCGATACGCCTGAAGATCCGCACTCTGCCAATGTTTATGGCATCTGGTATGCGCACATCGGCTGGATCATGGGACCAGAATACAAACCTACCCGTTTTGATCTGATCAAAGACCATAAAGCCAAAGAACTGTTCTGGCTCAACAAATACCATATGATACCTGCGATCGTCTTAATGGTGGCGGTGTATTTTGTAGGTAACAAAGTAAATGGCACCGGTTGGTTTGACTGGACAGCAGGATTGTCTACCCTACTGATAGGCTTCTTCGCCAGCACTGTATTCCTGTATCATGGTACCTTTACCATTAACTCACTCATGCACAAAATCGGCAAGCAGCGTTATTACACCGGCGATCAGTCCCGTAATAGCCTTGTCCTCGCGCTGGTTACACTGGGTGAAGGCTGGCACAACAACCACCACTACTATCAGAGCGCTGCACGTCAGGGTTTCTACTGGTGGGAAATTGACATCAGCTACTATGTAATCAAAACACTGGGCTGGTTAGGTATTGTGTGGGACATCCGCCCTGTACCTGCCAAAGTGCAGAACAGCAACAAACTGAAAGATATGCAGGCCGGCCAGGTGCCAGTAGCAGTACCTGAATTGCAGGACTAA
- a CDS encoding NADH:flavin oxidoreductase/NADH oxidase — protein MVHLFTPLQLRTITLRNRIVVSPMCEYSSTDGFANDWHLVHLGSRAVGGAGLVMTEAAAVSPEGRISPQDLGIWKDEQMEMLQRIARFITDQGAVPGMQLAHAGRKASTVRPWEGSGKIDIADGGWEVYGPSAIPFSDVYPTPVALSQEGILKVLNDFRKAALRALQAGFKVVEIHAAHGYLLHSFLSPLSNQRTDEYGGSFENRVRLLLQTVESVRAVWPQELPLLVRISATDWAANGWNPDESVRLAAILKREGVDLVDCSSGGLVPYQKIELGPLYQTPFAEKVRREAGIATGAVGLITTAAEAESIIAGGRADLVLLARELLRDPYFPLRAAHQLGADSIKWPLQYERAKPRK, from the coding sequence ATGGTACATTTGTTTACTCCTTTGCAGCTGAGGACGATAACGCTGCGCAACCGCATAGTGGTATCACCCATGTGTGAGTATTCATCTACGGATGGATTTGCGAACGACTGGCACCTGGTGCATCTGGGGAGCCGTGCGGTAGGAGGAGCGGGGCTGGTGATGACAGAAGCAGCTGCTGTTTCGCCGGAAGGCCGTATCTCTCCACAGGACCTTGGCATCTGGAAAGATGAACAGATGGAGATGTTGCAACGTATAGCACGGTTTATTACTGACCAGGGTGCTGTACCTGGCATGCAGCTGGCACATGCCGGCAGAAAGGCCAGCACTGTAAGGCCGTGGGAGGGTAGTGGTAAAATAGACATTGCTGATGGAGGCTGGGAGGTGTACGGGCCCAGTGCTATCCCCTTCAGCGACGTATATCCTACACCGGTAGCCCTCTCTCAGGAAGGTATACTAAAAGTGCTCAACGACTTCAGAAAAGCTGCCCTGCGGGCATTGCAGGCTGGTTTTAAGGTGGTGGAGATCCATGCTGCACATGGTTATCTGCTGCATAGTTTTTTATCACCTCTAAGTAATCAACGAACAGATGAATATGGTGGTTCCTTCGAAAACAGAGTACGCCTGCTGTTACAGACGGTAGAATCTGTAAGGGCTGTATGGCCTCAGGAGCTGCCGTTGCTGGTACGTATATCCGCCACGGATTGGGCTGCTAATGGCTGGAATCCCGATGAATCCGTTCGGTTGGCTGCGATACTGAAAAGGGAAGGGGTAGACCTGGTAGACTGTTCTTCAGGCGGCCTGGTACCCTACCAGAAAATTGAGCTGGGTCCCCTCTATCAAACGCCTTTCGCCGAAAAAGTCCGCCGGGAAGCAGGCATCGCCACCGGTGCTGTAGGGCTTATCACCACTGCGGCCGAAGCAGAGTCCATCATTGCCGGCGGCCGTGCCGACCTGGTGCTGCTGGCGCGGGAACTGCTGCGGGATCCTTACTTCCCCCTAAGAGCAGCCCATCAGCTGGGAGCCGATTCCATCAAATGGCCCCTGCAATACGAAAGAGCTAAACCCCGAAAATAA
- the mgrA gene encoding L-glyceraldehyde 3-phosphate reductase, whose amino-acid sequence MQYTPATDRYDAMIYNRCGRSGLQLPAVSLGLWHNFGSIDNYENGRSIIRRAFDKGITHFDLANNYGPVPGSAEENFGRILKQDFTGHLRDELIISTKAGYLMWPGPYGDKGSRKYLISSLDQSLRRMQLDYVDIFYSHRPDPETPIEETMGALHSIVQQGKALYVGLSNYTAQQTQQAVAILKELGTPCLIHQPKYSMFERWVEDGLLDVLEANGIGCIPFSPLAQGLLTDRYLNGIPAGSRASKPSGFLQEHEVSDEKIDKIRKLYILALQRGQSLAQMALAWILKDKRITTVLIGASSVAQLDNNLDTLKNTHFNNDELEKIESILSQG is encoded by the coding sequence ATGCAATACACACCAGCAACAGACAGATATGATGCCATGATCTATAACCGCTGCGGCAGAAGCGGCCTGCAGCTTCCGGCCGTATCACTGGGGTTATGGCATAACTTCGGTTCTATCGATAACTACGAGAATGGCCGGAGTATTATCCGTCGCGCCTTCGACAAAGGCATTACCCACTTCGACCTGGCCAATAACTACGGACCCGTTCCCGGCAGCGCAGAAGAGAACTTCGGACGTATCCTGAAACAGGACTTTACCGGTCACCTGCGTGACGAGCTGATCATCTCCACCAAAGCCGGCTACCTCATGTGGCCCGGCCCCTATGGCGATAAAGGCTCCCGTAAATACCTCATCTCCAGCCTCGACCAAAGCCTTCGCCGCATGCAGCTGGATTATGTAGACATCTTCTACTCCCACCGCCCGGACCCGGAGACACCCATAGAAGAAACCATGGGCGCACTGCACAGCATCGTACAACAAGGTAAAGCCCTCTATGTAGGCCTCTCCAACTATACCGCCCAACAAACCCAACAGGCCGTAGCCATACTGAAAGAACTGGGCACCCCCTGCCTGATTCATCAGCCTAAATACAGCATGTTTGAACGATGGGTAGAAGACGGACTGCTGGACGTACTGGAAGCTAACGGCATCGGCTGTATCCCCTTTTCGCCACTAGCGCAAGGGCTGCTCACCGACCGCTATCTCAACGGCATTCCCGCAGGATCCCGTGCCAGCAAACCCAGTGGATTCCTGCAAGAACACGAAGTATCAGACGAAAAAATTGATAAAATCAGGAAACTATATATACTGGCATTGCAAAGAGGGCAGTCACTCGCCCAGATGGCACTGGCATGGATCCTGAAAGACAAACGTATCACCACCGTACTGATCGGCGCCAGCTCTGTAGCTCAGCTGGATAACAATCTTGATACACTCAAAAACACGCATTTCAACAACGACGAACTCGAAAAAATCGAATCCATTTTGTCCCAGGGCTGA